From bacterium, one genomic window encodes:
- a CDS encoding PQQ-binding-like beta-propeller repeat protein, whose product MKRQFLFSGIVLGVLVTGKILAADQKDWPQFRGSNQDGISQDSQWNHQAVSNGGKISWKTNVGNGYAGVAVSGEKVFTTGNKNNQDTVYALSLKDGASLWQHSYACTAGSYPGPRATPATDGKLVYTLSREGHLFCLNAETGAVQWQKNLITDFKAGNLKWGFSASPVIKGNMLLLNAGEYGIVLNRLTGEKIWASPAGTGGYAPPVLYTSGKTECMAVFGEKAIYGAELNTGKKLWSSKWETSYDVNAADPIPFDGKVFFSSGYGKGASVIDISGPEPRNVWTSTIMRNQFSSCVLLNGFLYGIDGNTGNGTLKCIDFATGAEKWAHNLGFGSLTAAGDRLIVLNDKGELFVVKATPTAFEQLATAGKILEKTCWTAPILCRDRIFCRNDKGDIVVLDVSK is encoded by the coding sequence ATGAAACGACAGTTCTTATTCAGTGGCATCGTGTTGGGTGTTCTTGTAACGGGGAAAATACTGGCTGCAGATCAAAAGGACTGGCCTCAGTTCCGGGGTTCCAATCAAGATGGGATTTCACAGGACTCCCAATGGAATCATCAGGCCGTTTCGAACGGCGGCAAAATTTCCTGGAAGACCAATGTTGGCAACGGTTATGCCGGCGTGGCTGTGTCGGGCGAGAAGGTCTTTACGACCGGAAATAAAAACAACCAGGACACCGTGTATGCCTTAAGTCTCAAGGACGGCGCTTCTCTCTGGCAGCACTCCTATGCCTGCACCGCAGGCAGTTACCCGGGACCCAGGGCCACACCGGCCACCGATGGAAAATTGGTGTATACACTGAGCCGTGAGGGCCATCTCTTCTGCCTGAATGCAGAGACAGGGGCCGTTCAATGGCAGAAAAACCTGATCACGGACTTCAAAGCCGGCAATCTGAAGTGGGGCTTTTCCGCGTCCCCGGTGATTAAGGGCAATATGCTCCTGCTCAATGCCGGTGAATACGGCATTGTGCTGAATCGGCTGACAGGGGAAAAGATTTGGGCTAGTCCGGCAGGAACCGGAGGCTATGCCCCTCCAGTATTGTACACATCCGGAAAGACGGAATGCATGGCGGTGTTCGGCGAGAAAGCCATTTACGGCGCGGAACTTAATACAGGCAAAAAATTATGGTCGAGCAAATGGGAAACAAGTTATGACGTCAACGCGGCTGATCCCATCCCTTTTGACGGGAAAGTCTTCTTTTCATCCGGATACGGCAAGGGTGCCTCCGTTATTGACATCAGCGGCCCGGAGCCACGGAATGTGTGGACCAGTACGATCATGCGGAATCAATTCAGCAGTTGCGTTCTCCTCAACGGATTTCTCTACGGCATCGATGGGAACACAGGGAATGGCACCCTGAAGTGTATTGATTTTGCCACCGGTGCGGAAAAATGGGCGCACAACCTGGGCTTTGGCTCTCTCACAGCGGCAGGGGATCGACTGATCGTTCTCAATGATAAGGGGGAGTTGTTTGTCGTCAAGGCAACCCCCACCGCTTTTGAACAACTTGCTACCGCCGGAAAAATCCTGGAGAAAACCTGCTGGACGGCCCCGATCCTGTGTCGTGACCGGATCTTCTGCCGAAATGACAAAGGGGATATCGTGGTCCTGGATGTGAGTAAGTAA